The Fibrobacter succinogenes nucleotide sequence CATTGCGATATGCAATATCCTGTGGACTCTTTCGACCTTGCGAAAAGACTTGGCTTCAAGATAATAAGCTATGATGAACTTGACGAAGAACAAAGAGCTGCAGCATACGAGACAAGCGAGGACGCTTTCTTTATCGACAAGGATGGAGAAATCACCATCTTCTACAACAACAATATGTCGCCTGAAAGAATTGAAAACAGCGTTATTCACGAAGTTAGTCACTCCGTGCTAGACCACGGAATAGATGAATCACGAAAAGATATAGAAGAAACAGAAGCGAAATTTTTCACAAAGTATCTTAAAGCTCCACCACCTTTGATTCACCAGTTGCCCATCATAAGCATTGATTCAATAAAAATTGCATTTAAGTTGAGCATAGAAGCAGCAGAGTACGCTTTTAACTACTATCAAAAATGGCTAAAAAAATTTGATGGAAATTATAAAGAGTACGAAATAAAACTGTTGAAGCATTGCGGATTTGACAAAGAAGTAAATAAAAAGGCTAGCTAACAAATGTCAATAAAGTGTAGAGGACACAAAGATGAAAAGCTACGAATTTCGCAACCAGGAAAAATTCCTTCGCAACGGATATAAAGGCGAAGGAAGATGGGCTTTACCAAAAATTAAGAAGCAGCCCGTCAATCTCAACAATCTTCAATTCTTATCATTCAACAACACACGGTATAACGAACAGCCCATGTTCCGAGATTTTGCCGTACATTTCTTTGTTGATGATAAACGGTTTGAAGTAGTTTACTCTCAACCCGAACGCAACCTTGAAAAATTAAAGCAATACAAAGTTTTGCTCACTCCAGACTTTTCCCTCTATGCTGAAATGCAACCTTGGCGAAGAATTGAAAGTACAGGCAAAAGCAGATGGTGTGGAGCATATTGGCAAAGCAAGGGCTTGACCGTCATTCCCACAATCAGCTGGAGCACTCCCGAAAGTTTTGATTATGCATTTGACGGCATTGAAAAGAACTCTTTCGTAGCCATCGGAACATTGGGATGCAAACATGCAAAGCGCGGTTTTCTCAAGGGTTTTGACGCTATGTGTGAACGGCTATCGCCACAGTGCATAATTTGTTTCGGAACACCATTCTCGGAAATGGAAAAGGAACCTATCTTCACAGTCGATTACGTTAATTCATGGAGGTTTTAAGATGGGTGGACGCGGCACATTCGCAGCAGGCAAGACGGTTGATTATGTTTATAAAACCGTTGGTAAAATTTACGATGTAAAGGTACTTGAAGGAATTGGCGGCAAACACGCTCTTCCCGAAGAATCCCATTCTAGCAACGCATATATCAAGTTAAGACCCGATGGGACATTTCACGAAATGCGCATTTATGGGGACAACCATGAAGCTCTATTAGATATTGCATACCATATTGAGCCAAACATAGACCCAAGCAGAAAACCAGTTCTTCATATACACCGATTTAAACCTAATTTTAACCGTGACTACGCATCGCCAATGACAAAAGAAATTTATGAAAAGTATTCAAAATACTTTGTAGGAGTACCCAAATATGATAAATGGTAGTACAAGGGTAGAATTTACTTTGTCGAAGGTTGGCATGAATCCGAAGAACCTAATAAGTACTTTATGTGTTGTTTCATTGTAAAAGGTCCTGCAAACGATGAGAAGGACGGCTATCTTTGGAAAACATACAAGGACTCTTTGCACGAATGTGCTAGGGAATTTCTCGAACAACCAATCTTCGAAGGAAAGAAACTTCCCGAAATAGAGCAAGAGATTGAATGGGTTGACGACGAGATGCGTTAATACTTTTTAGGTGTCTTTTGTGATAATTAGGCGTTGCAAGCTGCAACGCCTTTTTCGTATCTAGTTTACGGGCTGATGAATGAAATGGCCCTTGACAATTCCCACGACATTTTCCTTGATGGCGACCACATCTGCCGTATCGGCAACATCGCCAAAAAGGTGCGGCAGGCTGTTCTCTGCCTGTTAAAGACGGAAGAAGGGGAAGCGTTCACCAACATCGAACA carries:
- a CDS encoding DUF4417 domain-containing protein — protein: MKSYEFRNQEKFLRNGYKGEGRWALPKIKKQPVNLNNLQFLSFNNTRYNEQPMFRDFAVHFFVDDKRFEVVYSQPERNLEKLKQYKVLLTPDFSLYAEMQPWRRIESTGKSRWCGAYWQSKGLTVIPTISWSTPESFDYAFDGIEKNSFVAIGTLGCKHAKRGFLKGFDAMCERLSPQCIICFGTPFSEMEKEPIFTVDYVNSWRF
- a CDS encoding ImmA/IrrE family metallo-endopeptidase — protein: MCQGIWLGGSTYEFLKGEAVHWVMHCDMQYPVDSFDLAKRLGFKIISYDELDEEQRAAAYETSEDAFFIDKDGEITIFYNNNMSPERIENSVIHEVSHSVLDHGIDESRKDIEETEAKFFTKYLKAPPPLIHQLPIISIDSIKIAFKLSIEAAEYAFNYYQKWLKKFDGNYKEYEIKLLKHCGFDKEVNKKAS